A genome region from Cutaneotrichosporon cavernicola HIS019 DNA, chromosome: 5 includes the following:
- a CDS encoding uncharacterized protein (lipoyltransferase and lipoate-protein ligase) — protein MLSLARRAPRIVPLSARAFSATRPRAEEITLGPPACYVSHSTDPWFNLSYEDWLLRYTPVTQPILFVYRNIPCVVIGRNQNPWKETTPRYLREIDLPLVRRRSGGGTVYHDLGNTNFSVITPRALFTRNGGAELVSRAVRERLDVPSCTVNERNDVVLRPDGTKEGELKVSGSAYKIISQRAYHHGTMLISSDVEHLGAALRSSNPKMETKGIASHRAPVSTINAYRAGEKEITHDDFVRAVRDEFCARYPGDVSEYDVHEEDVELPQVAEGMADMKSWEWQYGQTPEFTNIIHGQVSAGKLTAHIASRHALITECTIELDKHESAADDAAQDALEHISLALRGLRYENLEGVENILGHSVPPDLAWEVLLWLRGSM, from the exons ATGCTGTCTCTCGCGCGGCGTGCGCCCCGCATTGTACCGTTAAGCGCGCGCGCATTCTCCGCGACCCGGCctcgcgccgaggagatcaCTCTTGGACCG CCCGCATGCTACGTCTCCCACTCCACCGATCCGTGGTTCAACCTCTCCTACGAGGACTGGCTTTTGCGGTACACCCCCGTGACCCAACCCATCCTCTTCGTGTATCGGAATATACCATGCGTCGTAATCGGACGTAACCAGAACCCATGGAAGGAGACGACACCGCGATACCTCCGCGAAATCGATCTGCCCCTCGTCCGCCGACGCAGCGGGGGCGGAACAGTCTACCAC GACCTGGGGAATACAAACTTCAGCGTCATCACCCCCCGAGCGCTGTTTACCCGAAATGGAGGGGCGGAACTCGTGTCCAGAGCTGTTAGGGAACGGCTGGACGTCCCGAGCTGTACGGTTAATGAGCGGaacgacgtcgtcctccgtCCCGACGGcaccaaggagggcgagctcaag GTCTCGGGATCGGCGTACAAGATCATCTCGCAGCGCGCTTACCACCACGGCACAATGTTGATTTCTTCCGATGTAGAgcacctcggcgccgcgctccgTTCATCCAATCCCAAGATGGAAACTAAAGGGATTGCGTCGCACCGCGCGCCCGTTAGTACCATTAATGCTTACCGCGcgggcgagaaggagatcaCCCATGACGACTTTGTGCGCGCTGTTCGGGACGAGTTCTGCGCGAGGTACCCCGGTGACGTGAGCGAGTACGACGTgcatgaggaggacgtcgagtTGCCGCAGGTCGCAGAGGGGATGGCAGATATGAAG TCATGGGAATGGCAGTATGGCCAGACGCCCGAGTTCACCAACATCATCCATGGCCAAGTTAGCGCTGGAAAGCTCACGGCTCACATTGCGAGTCGGCACGCCCTCATTACCGAGTGCACTATCGAGCTTGACAAGCACGAGAGCGCCgcggacgacgcggcgcaggacgcgctcgagcatATCTCGCTCGCGTTGAGGGGTTTGAGGTATGAGAACCTCGAGGGTGTCGAAAACATCCTTGGCCACTCTGTGCCGCCTGACCTCGCATGGGAGGTGCTGCTGTGGCTCCGGGGATCGATGTGA
- the DPB11 gene encoding uncharacterized protein (twin BRCT domain), which translates to MNRRGHMSSKVVGVKIRPNTRRHSALPLDGEEIVQRAWDETHEDEGDAPLDGTDRPWSSITITFTGVEDKVGLSEIVRKLGGSIESALTVSTTHVVAPGFGSPKYLYAIEHALPVLSPSWINDAYQRWLTGEKLDSVEAHRLQPFIGLKIAISGIDQLDRRKKIIQLIKDNGGIYSKDLDRSCTHLVSAHNALDKSKQSEKIKWALKEQGDRDAGRRRGRRYAEEDQAIVYEEWLWDCVAYRGRWLEKDYDARKPRGTGKVTAEEVLDESVYERLRPAPPPPIDEDLPLVVRKRKRGSRDSLVGELLSASNIPTPEVQAPETADIPVDMNPDVVMEEALPSRAGDVFERKESRLHASRTGSFAAAPSRAVPPVPAKVSEKKLFAGLRFSHTIEAAEVLEKAVQSRSGSWVSEADRLEGAQVDYVIIRLGTFAPELPTNGPQPAVVTECWVEACIYEKALLPPEQNVIFRPLPFATPLVGADAIVAHVSGFPTDQAVYLRRMLKAAGVEVSKVLARGKITHVVLATPEGKKFESAKQWGLPIVNSSWVWAMAQEGRIDAVEQHALGAEGGGMTREVMSRKIAEPGSTSSEELVSTAAHFVTPPGSGRQAPLSAAERIMNDAMRSPSRGRSNPPSHAASPASKPIATPVDDDVTAQLRRLAEGEVAPRAVLPTRRSLPSRSTISGGFGPSTSASPVADRGLEAHAAPMQRIEDESMRVTYADPASEKEKRKLMDAVLRGADGKRRRM; encoded by the exons ATGAACCGCCGCGGCCACATGTCGAGCAAGGTCGTCGGTGTCAAGATCCGACCCAATACACGGCGACACAGCGCATTGCCATTAGATGGGGAGGAGATCGTGCAGCGCGCGTGGGACGAGACGcacgaggatgagg GCGACGCTCCCCTCGACGGTACGGACCGCCCGTGGAGCAGCATTACTATCACGTTTaccggcgtcgaggacaaggtcggGCTCAGTGAGATTGTGCGCAAGCTTGGGGGGAGCATTGAGAGTGCTCTCACAGTCAGCACTACACATGTTGTAGCGCCGGGCTTTGGTAGCCCCAAGTACCTC TACGCAATAGAACACGCCCTACCCGTCCTGTCACCCAGCTGGATCAACGATGCGTACCAGCGCTGGCTCACAGGGGAGAAACTTGAT AGCGTCGAAGCACACCGATTGCAGCCCTTCATAGGACTCAAGATTGCGATTTCGGGCATCGATCAGCTGGACCGCCGCAAGAAGATTATACAGCTGATCAAGGATAACGGAGGGATTTACAGCAAGGACCTGGACCGCTCATGCACGCACCTGGTTAGCGCGCACAACGCTCTCGACAAGAGCAAACAGAGCGAGAAGATCAAGTgggcgctcaaggagcaggGTGACCGCGACGCGGGCAGGCGACGGGGCAGACGCTACGCCGAAGAGGACCAGGCCATCGTCTACGAGGAGTGGCTATGGGACTGCGTGGCGTACCGTGGTCGCTGGCTCGAGAAGGACTACGACGCGCGCAAACCGCGCGGGACGGGCAAGGtcacggccgaggaggtgctTGATGAAAGCGTGTACGAGCGGCTGcggcccgcgccgccaccgcctatcgacgaggacctcCCCCTGGTTGTCCGCAAGCGCAAACGCGGGAGCCGGGACAGCCTGGTCGGCGAGCTGTTATCGGCATCGAACATACCTACGCCGGAGGTGCAGGCGCCGGAGACGGCCGACATCCCTGTCGATATGAATCCCGACGTCGTAATGGAAGAGGCGCTGCCGAGCCGCGCGGGGGACGTCTTCGAGCGCAAAGAGTCGCGCTTGCATGCGTCACGGACCGGCTCATTCGCTGCCGCACCGTCACGGGCCGTCCCTCCAGTGCCAGCCAAGGTATCGGAGAAGAAGCTGTTCGCGGGGTTACGCTTCAGCCACACCAttgaggccgccgaggtgctGGAGAAGGCGGTCCAGTCGAGAAGCGGGTCGTGGGTGTCGGAGGCTGACCGGTTGGAAGGCGCTCAGGTGGACTACGTGATCATCAGATT GGGAACATTTGCGCCTGAGCTTCCGACGAACGGGCCTCAACCGGCGGTTGTCACCGAGTGCTGGGTCGAAGCGTGCATCTACGAGAAGGCGTTGTTACCGCCAGAACAGAACGTCATCTTCCGACCACTCCCGTTCGCCACCCCGCTTGTCGGCGCGGACGCTATCGTCGCGCATGTTTCAGGCTTCCCAACCGACCAGGCAGTGTATCTTCGGCGGATGCTCAAGGCTGCAG gcgtcgaggtcagcAAAGTCTTGGCCAGGGGCAAGATTACGCATGTGGTCCTTGCCACTCCCGAAGGGAAGAAGTTTGAGTCAGCAAAGCAGTGGGGCCTGCCCATTGTCAATTCATCATGGGTGTGGGCGATGGCCCAAGAGGGTCGCATCGACGCTGTCGAGCagcacgcgctcggcgcggaaGGTGGGGGCATGACGCGCGAGGTTATGTCTCGCAAGATTGCCGAACCGGGTTCGACGTCTAGTGAAGAACTAGTCTCAACGGCGGCGCACTTTGTGACACCACCGGGATCGGGGAGACAAGCGCCGCTGTCCGCCGCAGAGAGGATAATGAACGATGCAATGCGGAGCCCAAGCCGAGGCCGCTCGAATCCGCCCTCTCACGCGGCATCGCCCGCATCCAAGCCGATCGCAACGCCagtcgatgacgacgtcacAGCGCAACTCCGCCGCCtggccgagggtgaggtcgcgcctcgcgctgtACTG CCAACACGCCGTTCCCTACCATCCCGGTCCACCATCTCTGGCGGCTTCGGGCCCTCAACCTCTGCGTCGCCTGTTGCCGACCGaggcctcgaggcgcacgcAGCCCCAATGCAGAGAATAGAGGACGAGTCGATGCGTGTGACGTACGCGGACCCAGCTtcggagaaggagaagcgcaagctTATGGATGCGGTACTACGAGGCGCGGATGGcaagcggcggcggatgTAG
- a CDS encoding uncharacterized protein (Sedlin, N-terminal conserved region) yields the protein MSASGSTQAVPLHLTSLAILAPNNSPLYVHSFTGKDDELRAYHLAHGAVDVIEERIVMTSSPNRPADSYLGLLFCMEDMAFYGFQTPTKLRMVLSVGLVDAAIKDSDIVAIFRAVHQLLLRAMNNPFLSLPASFTAKPAPPEEGTTQENGVEAARPRNEPVPNDSMFRYGPEDLKADWLARSGVFTRGIDKLGSLLAGPKSYAYVHWIQQRSCLSVRWLGTSDGSWMRPTFLQPVLDNHSPRSWPRRCRAILHLAPPRPAAHAGCMQTQNGALH from the exons ATGTCGGCGTCTGGATCCACCCAGGCCGTGCCGCTACACCTCACGTCACTGGCCATTCTCGCGCCAAACAATTCCCCGCTATACGTTCACTCGTTCACGGGGAAGGATGACGAGTTGCGCGCATACCACCTCGCGCATGGGGCCGTCGACGTGATCGAGGAGCGGA TCGTCATGACCTCGTCACCAAACCGGCCGGCCGACTCTTATCTTGGCCTCCTGTTCTGCATGGAGGACATGGCTTT ctaCGGCTTCCAAACCCCAACCAAACTCCGCATGGTCCTCAGCGTAGGCCTAGTCGACGCAGCCATAAAGGACAGCGACATCGTTGCCATCTTCCGCGCCGTACACCAACTCCTCCTGCGGGCCATGAACAACCCGTTCCTAAGCCTGCCGGCCAGCTTCACCGCCAAGCCCGCTCCACCAGAGGAGGGCACGACACAAGAGAACGGGGTAGAGGCGGCCCGACCTCGCAACGAGCCCGTGCCGAACGACAGCATGTTCCGGTACGGGCCGGAGGACCTCAAGGCTGACTGGCTGGCTCGGAGTGGCGTGTTCACCCGCGGGATTGACAAGCTGGGCTCGCTCTTAGCGGGTCCTAAGTC ataTGCCTATGTACATTGGATTCAACAACGGTCCTGCTTGAGTGTTCGCTGGCTTGGCACCTCTGACGGGAGCTGGATGCGGCCTACATTTCT acaACCCGTGCTGGACAACCACTCACCGCGGTCCTGGCCACGGCGGTGCCGAGccatcctccacctcgcgccgccacggccCGCAGCCCATGCAGGTTGCATGCAGACCCAGAACGGAGCCCTTCATTGA